The Apium graveolens cultivar Ventura chromosome 6, ASM990537v1, whole genome shotgun sequence genome contains a region encoding:
- the LOC141667932 gene encoding caffeoyl-CoA O-methyltransferase-like, giving the protein MAANGESRHSEVGHKSLLQSDALYQYILETSVYPREPEAMKELREVTAKHPWNLMTTSADEGQFLNMLLKLINAKNTMEIGVYTGYSLLATALALPEDGKILAMDINRENYEIGLPIIEKAGVGHKIDFREGPALPVLDQMIQDGKYHGTFDFIFVDADKDNYINYHKRLIDLVKVGGLIGYDNTLWNGSVAEPADAPMRKYVRYYRDFVMELNKALAVDPRIEICMLPVGDGVTLCRRIS; this is encoded by the exons ATGGCTGCCAATGGTGAATCTAGACATTCAGAAGTTGGACACAAGAGTCTTTTGCAAAGTGATGCTCTTTATCAG TATATACTTGAAACCAGTGTGTACCCAAGAGAGCCAGAGGCAATGAAAGAGCTCAGAGAAGTGACTGCCAAGCATCCATG GAACCTGATGACAACATCAGCAGATGAAGGGCAGTTCTTAAACATGCTTTTGAAACTTATCAATGCCAAGAACACCATGGAAATCGGAGTTTATACTGGTTATTCTTTGCTTGCCACTGCCCTTGCTCTTCCAGAAGATGGAAAG ATTTTGGCAATGGATATTAACAGAGAAAACTACGAAATCGGACTACCTATTATTGAGAAAGCAGGGGTTGGCCACAAAATTGATTTTAGAGAAGGCCCAGCTTTGCCTGTTCTTGACCAAATGATTCAAGAT GGGAAGTATCATGGAACATTCGATTTCATATTTGTGGATGCTGACAAGGACAACTATATCAATTATCACAAGAGGTTAATTGATTTAGTAAAAGTTGGAGGGCTGATCGGCTACGACAACACCTTATGGAATGGTTCTGTGGCTGAGCCAGCAGATGCTCCTATGAGAAAATATGTGAGGTACTACAGAGACTTTGTAATGGAGCTTAACAAAGCCCTGGCCGTTGATCCGAGGATCGAGATCTGTATGCTTCCGGTGGGTGATGGAGTTACCCTGTGCCGCCGCATCAGCTAA
- the LOC141666030 gene encoding uncharacterized protein LOC141666030, with protein MTLTLSAKNKLGFVNGSIVEAEKNAAKYKLWERCNDLEIWDDIEQWFGYASMTQIYSLEQHMLEINQGQDSISEFFTKMKTIWDGINNDNPLPVCTCNLANILMMCPMPNVSQAYRLFAQEKRHKEISNFSTLTEAMAFYSDRRRFGDQKFVNNGYTSKNQSNPVTRPYGTFNDMKNHSGMKAKPYYFCSHCKIPGHSYERCFKVHGFPPGFKPKQNSRVAAFSYGNQEDENQTEHSLDKSSDKSTISMEQYQQFLAIMGNQQSVVCLTFHSSSNWLIDSGAIDHICPHLDRFQKLKQVTTNDNYITIPDGSQAPSLNRPPILLGSMINGLYSTKRRVVGSLENQIQLCTAAKLNNMDQAKLWHLRLGHLPFAQLPSIAPVKSIKECAE; from the exons ATGACGTTGACTTTGTCTGCTAAGAATAAATTGGGATTTGTTAATGGTAGTATTGTTGAGGCTGAAAAGAATGCTGCTAAGTATAAACTTTGGGAGAGATGCAATGATCTG GAAATATGGGATGATATTGAACAATGGTTTGGATATGCTTCAATGACACAAATATACTCACTTGAACAACATATGCTTGAGATAAATCAGGGACAGGATTCAATTTCAGAGTTCTTCACAAAGATGAAAACTATCTGGGATGGCATAAATAATGATAATCCATTGCCAGTCTGTACTTGTAACTT GGCTAATATCTTAATGATGTGTCCCATGCCAAATGTATCTCAAGCTTATAGATTGTTTGCTCAAGAGAAAAGACATAAGGAGATATCAAATTTTTCTACTCTAACTGAGGCAATGGCTTTTTATTCTGATAGGAGAAGGTTTGGAGATCAGAAATTTGTCAACAATGGTTACACAAGCAAAAATCAGTCAAATCCTGTAACTCGACCATATGGTACTTTTAATGATATGAAGAATCATTCTGGAATGAAAGCAAAGCCTTACTATTTTTGCAGTCACTGTAAGATACCAGGTCACAGTTATGAGAGGTGCTTCAAAGTGCATGGTTTCCCACCTGGTTTTAAACCTAAACAGAACTCAAGAGTTGCTGCTTTCTCTTATGGAAATCAAGAAGATGAGAATCAAACTGAGCATAGTCTTGATAAGTCATCTGATAAGTCTACCATCTCAATGGAGCAATACCAACAATTCTTAGCAATAATGGGAAATCAGCAAA GTGTTGTATGTCTTACATTTCATTCTTCATCTAATTGGCTTATTGATAGTGGGGCAATAGACCACATTTGTCCTCACCttgatagatttcagaaacttAAGCAAGTGACAACAAATGACAATTATATCACTATTCCAGATGGAAGCCAG GCCCCTTCTCTGAATAGGCCTCCAATTCTTCTTGGTAGCATGATCAATGGACTATACAGTACAAAGAGGAGAGTTGTTGGAAGTCTTGAAAATCAAATTCAACTTTGTACTGCAGCTAAGCTCAATAATATGGATCAAGCAAAACTCTGGCATCTTAGACTTGGTCACCTTCCTTTTGCTCAACTACCATCTATTGCTCCAGTTAAATCTATTAAAGAATGTGCCGAATAA